AAACAGGTCCTTGGAGGGGGCCAGgaggcagccagagctgggaagggacgGACTGTCGAAGTGGGGTGGTGTGAGGGGGAAGGGACGGGAAGAAGGTGTCTCACCGTGTTACGGGGGGCTGAGTGGGGCAGAAGGACCATGTGCAaaccttcctttcctttatGGTGTCCAGGAGGCTATATTTCTACCTGCCCTAGTAGGGctgtgggagaaggggagacATGGAGAAACCTTCAGCACAAGGACAGGCTCCCCTGCATCTGCAGGGAAGGCTCTGACACTCACACTGGTCCTGCCATCCAGGTCACATCCCTGTGGGAATGGCCCGTGTCCCTGCACAGCATGGGTTTTTTGGGGGCATCAGAGCTGGTTTGTGCCCAGGTTTATTGAGGCTGCAAGCAGTGATCCCAGGTGGGAGAGCAGAGatggtgccagcagctgggctcactcatgctccttttcctttctctagcGCTCCCAGCAGCTGAAGCATTCAGCATGGCTGGCCTTGGCACCACGGCGCTTGAATTCTGGCCTACCTGTGAATATCGGGGTGCTCTTTGTGCCGCAGCAGGAGGCTTGGGTGGTGGAGAGGATGGGCAAGTTCCACCGAATCCTTGAGCCTGTAAGAAGCCACTTTTCTCCCCCTCTGGATTCAGCAGGTTCCTCAAGCTATAGCGAGGCGTGTCCTTTCCATGAGGATTTGGGGGTTCGCGTGCTTACTCTTCCAGACTGCAATCCTTTTGAATGCCTGTAGACTTTTTTCCTCAGTGGAGTGTTAAAAGCACAGGGAAACCTAAATTCCCCCAACGTGTAAAGCATGTTTGCTCTACCTGTGGCATTTGTAGCATGTAGCGTACTTGGGCTTTGTTTAGACAGGTCCCTCTAGTCCGACTGAGGTCTCTGGGAGGAAAACCCTAGATCAGAGGGCTCAGGCATCTAATCCTGCCCTTTTCCCAGGGTTTGAACTTCCTCATCCCTCTCCTGGATCGTATTCGTTATGTGCAGAGTCTCAAAGAAATCGTCATTAATGTCCCAGAGCAGTCAGCTGTCACCCTCGGTAAGGAACAGCTTCTGCGTTCTGTCTCCCTTTCGTTCTGCTGTGACTGGGATAAGCAATGGACAGCGTGAGGGTGAGTGGAAATGTCCCAGACCACTCAGCCCTGTCCATGGGGACCTGGGCTTTGCTGTGAGCAGGAGATCCCATTTCTCCTCTCAGGGCTGCGGCTGCCTCTTCTTGCTGGGACGAATGCACCTGGGCATGAGTcaatttttcagatgttttcctgtgttgggccacaaaaaaacctctgtTCTGTAAAAAAGGTTTCAGATCAGGTTAATGGACAGCTCTGTTACAATTCTAGCACTAAGCTTTTGTtctgccacccccccacccccccggtcTCAATTTAGGAAGATAACTACAGTATGAAATGTTTTGGTCTAGAAATCTGAGACTTGCATattaaaacaccaaaacacagtGTTTTCTAGGGAATGTCAAGGTTGTGCTAACAAAGTCTTTTAGATGAGGAGATCCATTTCAGCCAGTCCTTTTTCTGTACTACGCTGCTGCCACTGGAAGGAAAGGGTCATGCCCTACTCTCTTGTGGGAGGGGAAGTTGCCATGTTTTGTCTTTGGTGCTTCAGTAACGACATGTTCTCTCCCTGCAGATAATGTTACCCTGCAGATTGATGGCGTGCTTTATCTGCGGGTTATGGACGCCTACAAGGTACTGTCCCTGCTGCACTGACACTTGGCCCAAATTTGCAGCCTTCATGGCTGCACCCAGCATGGTCTGTGTGTGCTGCACTGCTCAGCTGGCAGCCTTCTGCTGACTCCCTTTGCCCGATGATACGTGATTCAGCCTCTGCCCAGCTTGCTATGCCCTGTGAGGTGGGTGGGCTGagcaccccagcccctcacaAGGCTCTGGACTCTGCTGTTCTTCGGCAGGGGTATCTGTGGCAGGTTTCTCATCTTAGCGCTATGTTTGCCCATCCTGCCTTGTTCAGGGTTCCTCCTGGCACTGCCACTGactctgttttttatttctgctctctAGGCCAGCTATGGGGTGGAAGATCCTGAGTATGCAGTGACCCAGCTGGCCCAGACCACCATGAGATCTGAACTTGGCAAACTCTCCCTCGACAGAGTGTTCCGGGTGAGCTGGGGAGGTGTATCACAGAGCTGCCAGTGTCTCTTGAAACCTTGGGGCAATCTGCACAGCCAGGCTGATACACTTAACACTAAAATGCCCTTTGGTTAGAGGGCTTCTGGCTTCTGTTACAGTTGACCTATTGGTGAATCCTTGGAGACTCGGCTGGTCCAGCTGTGTTTCTCTGGAGTTGGTGACTCTGCTCAGGCGCAGTGATGAATGTCCTGGCTGTCGCAGTTCGTGGGGGGCTGTAGCCCTCATGCTGTGTTTGCTGGGAGAAACAAGCAGTTGGCATTCCTGGACAATGTTTGTATCCAGATGTACACCAGATGTTTATATCCCAGCAATTTCAGTTTGGGGCACTGCTCCCTCTAGGAGAACAGTAACCCCCTGAAGAGATGTGGAAAGCACTTGATCCTGCCTTAGTTCCTCTGGAGATGGGTTTTTCTGACTGGCCTTGGCCTGTGATTGGATGTGTCTGTTTCCCTCCTGACCTCTTTCTCACACTAAGCtattcttctttgctttttgccaTTCCTTTTGTGCCTCCCAGGAGCGGGAGTCCCTCAATGCCAACATTGTGGATGCCATCAACCAGGCTTCAGACTGCTGGGGCATCCGATGCCTGCGCTATGAGATCAAGGACATCCATGTACCCCCACGTGTGAAGGAATCCATGCAGATGCAGGTTTGGTTCTCTGGGATGACAATCTGGAACAAGAGGGAAGTTGTCAACTGTccagagctggcagtgctgaCCCCTCCTGTGGTGAGGGAAGCCCACTGACACTTTGGCTGCAAACCTACAGCTATTGAATAAATAATTCCCATCCTTATTTCAGTGGTGGTGGCCACTGCCTGGTACACAtgggccctgccagctccctttAAAATTCACACTGGGCTCTGTAGGAAGCAAGACCCAGAGCTGAAGATCTCCCACTGAGAAAAGCCAGGTGCCAGATCTCAGGActggaaggggaggagggggaagtgTCTGTCCTGTTAGGTGTGGACCAGGCTATGGAGGACTGTGCAGTGTGGGGAGCAGAACCAGCCCTCACTGGGGATCATGCTGTGTTCTCATACTTTGCTAAGCCATGCTTGCCAGAGCAGGATGTAGGAGCCTGTCCTCGCTGCGCTTTGCCCAACGGGTGGGATTTCCCCAGCACGGCTGTAGTAGACTGGTGTCTGACCTGTGTTGGCAGGTGGAGGCAGAGCGACGGAAGCGGGCGACAGTGCTGGAGTCAGAGGGAACACGGGAATCGGCTATCAATGTAGCTGAGGGGCAGAAGCAGGCCCAGATCCTGGCATCAGAAGCTGAGAAGGCCGAACAAATCAACAAAGCTGCTGGTAGTGCCCTGGGCTACAACATGTGGGGCCTGGGGAAATCCGTAGCTCTACATTGAGGGGTGATGCCCCCAGGGAGAGACCGCGTCGCTGTGGTCCAGGCTTCCTCAACTACACTGATCCTTCCTTGCTGGGGCCCTCGCGCTGAGCTCCAGCTCGCGttgctgccccacagcctggTGCAGCAGGAGGTGTGTGGCAGGAGTATTGCCATGCAGGTGTTGAAGGAAAAGGAGGCTTTGCATGCATGAATTTGTCTTGATTTTCTCCTTGAAATTGTCTTGATTCGCTCCTTTTGAGTGCTTTGTCGAGGTTCTGATGTGCATTTTGCTGTGGTTCGTTGCAGGAGAAGCCAATGCGATGCTGGTCAGGGCCAGAGCCAAGGCGGAGGCTATtcagctcctggcagctgctctggcacagCAGGTGAGCGACATCCTGGGACACCACAGCTTCAGCGCTGGCACTGGGGGAGGTGAAACCATGGCTGGGGTGGCACCTGGCTTTCTCTTGGATGCTCCCTGGCATCTTCAGCAGTAGCAAGTGAAGAGTTTTGCTGTCCTGGGGGCCATGACCAGCCGGGGTGGTGTGGGGCTAGGGGCACGGGTGAGTTCTTGGGGGTGTCTGACTTGCTGCTGAACCTCGTCCCTCTCCCCCCAGCATGGCAGCGCTGCCGCCTCTCTCTCTGTGGCTGAGCAGTATGTGAGCGCCTTCTCCAAGCTTGCCAAAGACTCCAACACTGTCCTGCTGCCCGCCAACACCGGCGATGTCACCAACATGGTCGCGCAGGTTAGTGTGCTCACAGGGACCCTGTCTCTTGCCTGGGGGAGGTGAAGGTGGCAGCCCGGAGGGGCCTggccctctcctctcctcccccatGCCTCTTGTTCCCTTCAGGCCCTGGGAATCTACACCACACTGACCAAGCCGCAAGCTGTGAAGACTCAGGATGAGATGCCCCCAGCCTGTGAGGACCCCCAGCCTCCCACCACGGACGTGCTTAAGAGAGAACAGGCCAGCCCCAGCTAATGGGGCCAGAAGGATCCTGCGCCCTTGACTGCTGGCAGCCCGGCAGGCCCTGGGCCTGTCCTGCCGCCCTCCCTGGTCAGACGCTCTTGTTCTGGTTCTTCTTCCCTCGGtccttattttttatttggattGTAACCGTAATAAAATGGTACAGGTGCAGCTGCGGCATGTCTGCTGGCACTTGGGAGCCTGACCCGTGACCCCACTGTACCCCCTAAACGGGCTCTTGCGGCTCCCAATGGCCTGCGGGAGGAACCGGGACCCCCGTCTCCTTGTGGGGACACCCCCCTCTCCAGGGGTGTGAGCTCCTGTCATCATCCCCTTGCCCTCCCAGTAGCTGCCGCCGTGGTGTGTGACGGCGGGGTCTCTATAGCGAGCGCCTCGTAGCTTACGCCGCACGGAGGAGAAACGCCTCTGGCggttaattaattaattaaagcaAAGCATGTGTCGAGGTGGGGGTCCTCCAAGAGAAGCGGGGGCGTGGTGCGACTCccggccgccagggggcgctaCCCCCACCAGCCGCTGTCCGCCGCTGCGCGGCCACGCGCGGCACTtccgggggggcgggggcggcctgCGCTGGAGCTCGGCGGCCGCAGGtaggcaggggagggggcggcaCGGGGGGCCGAGGGGGCCCTGAGCGgtggggggccgggggtgcgGCACGGGGTGCTAGGGGGGCCGAGAGACCtgtgggggcggcggggggtgaggggctgcgagggcagccggggggggagggggggcacgAGGGCGAGCCCGGGTGTGAGGTGGAGgccgggaggggggggggggaagggagggggggtcCGGCCGGGGGAGGGGTGCGGGCCGCGGCGGGGTGCGGAGTCGGGCCCAGCCcagcggcggcgcggcggccgaGCCTGCTGTCCCCCCGCCAGGATGCAGCGGTGGCCGGTGCTGCTGTTCCTGGCCTGGGTGTGCCTGCTGTTCTTCGCCGGCATCGGGCTCTTCATGAGCGGGTTCCTGCTCACCCGGATCGAGCTCGCCAGCAGCAGTTCCTGCTCGGACCCGCTGGTGCCACCGCCTTGGGAGAGGCAGAGCCTCCCGCTGGGCTCCTGTTGGGCACCCCAGCGCTTTTCCAAGGCCGTGCTTGTCATCATCGATGCCCTCAGTTTCGAGTTTGCACGTTTTAATCCAGCCAAGGCCAGCCCGCTGCCCTATGAGAACAAGCTGAGTTTTCTGCACCACCTTGCAACCTCCCAGCCGCGCCATGCCCGCCTGTACCGCTTCCGAGCCGACCCCCCCACTGCCACCATGCAGCGCATCAAGGGCCTCACCACCGGTTCGCTGCCCACTTTCATCGATGTGGGCAGCAACTTTGCCACCTACGCAATCCAGGAGGACAACCTGCTGGCGCAGCTGGTGCAGAACGGTAGGCGGGCAGGGGCAGTGTCCCACGGGGCCAAGCATGTGCAAGCTACTGATCAGTGCTCACATGGCACTCTCATTCCTCTTTCACTGGGAAGGGAACTGCTTACAACACATCCACCCTGTCAGACAATTCTTTTGCCCTACTCAGATGAAAATTACCTCAGGCAGAGCTGTCAGACAGGTAGGGTTTCTTCATCTTATACTGGGAGTAAGAAGTAGCTGGGACCATGGCTTCATCTTCAGTGTCTTCAAAGATGACGAGGAAGCAGATGAAAGTGATTGCACTGACGGTGATGTCACAAGGTCACCACCAGGAATGGCTTCCTGAAGCCAAGGGCAGTCAGTTGTGTCCATGTTTGCGCTCAGGTGAGACACATGACGAGGGAGGAGCTGGTGCCAGGTGTACTGCGGGGCTGTCACTCAGGCAGCAAGCCTGCCTGGCCAGCTGCCTGCAACTGTTTGGCAGAGACCTCGTCACATTTCCTCTGTGGtttggtgctgctggggtgtgCTTAGTGCTGCAGAAAAGGGCTTCTTTGGCTGGGACGAGGACAATGGAGTGAAGAGAAGGGGACAGGATGCAGTCTTGTGTTACCCAGAGGTGTTTCGTTCCAGGGCTTAGAGTGGCACACATACCAGTACCTGGGATGAGTTAGTGTGATGGGGTTGTCTGCTCCACTGAGTGTGACAGGGTGGGCAAATGTGGTAAATCAACTGAGGTGCAAAACACTGGTACACCCTatgccagagcagcagcctcgGAAGAAACAGTTCCTGCTTGCAGGCTGGAGAGGCTTTGTGGAAACAtggagagctgcctgccagcaggcaggACAAGCAGAGTGAGGGTGGTGGGAAGTGTCAGTGCTTTtgccttctcctttctgcttgtGAAGACCCACCATCgtgttaaaaaaacagaaccCAGGACTCACAGATTCTCCTCAGCCCCTGTCAGCAGCCAGTCTGCTGCCTTGTGTTTTACAGTGGGGTTGCAGGCCTTGGGCAAAGGTTCGTCTGCTTTGTGCTGCATCTTCCTAAGTGCTGTAGTGAAGTGGGTACCTGCCTGCTTCCTCGCCTGTTCAACTCACTGGTCTTTCTGCTGGGGTGACATGTCAGAGGTCAAAGATAAGTCGTGATGTTGTGCAGGTGGGTTCGGAGGGGGACAGGACCTGTGGGCTTAGAAACAGGGCTGGTCTTTCCCTGTATTCAAACTCATTTACAGCCACATGgtcattttaattttaggtTGCTCTTGAGTGTGGGTTGGAAAGGAGCCAGAGTTCTAGACCCTGACCTGGACCTGCCCAGGCTC
The Falco rusticolus isolate bFalRus1 chromosome Z, bFalRus1.pri, whole genome shotgun sequence DNA segment above includes these coding regions:
- the STOML2 gene encoding stomatin-like protein 2, mitochondrial isoform X1, with amino-acid sequence MLARAGLRAGPGLSLLQRSQQLKHSAWLALAPRRLNSGLPVNIGVLFVPQQEAWVVERMGKFHRILEPGLNFLIPLLDRIRYVQSLKEIVINVPEQSAVTLDNVTLQIDGVLYLRVMDAYKASYGVEDPEYAVTQLAQTTMRSELGKLSLDRVFRERESLNANIVDAINQASDCWGIRCLRYEIKDIHVPPRVKESMQMQVEAERRKRATVLESEGTRESAINVAEGQKQAQILASEAEKAEQINKAAGEANAMLVRARAKAEAIQLLAAALAQQHGSAAASLSVAEQYVSAFSKLAKDSNTVLLPANTGDVTNMVAQALGIYTTLTKPQAVKTQDEMPPACEDPQPPTTDVLKREQASPS
- the STOML2 gene encoding stomatin-like protein 2, mitochondrial isoform X2, translated to MSQSSQLSPSVRNSFCVLSPFRSAVTGISNGQREDNVTLQIDGVLYLRVMDAYKASYGVEDPEYAVTQLAQTTMRSELGKLSLDRVFRERESLNANIVDAINQASDCWGIRCLRYEIKDIHVPPRVKESMQMQVEAERRKRATVLESEGTRESAINVAEGQKQAQILASEAEKAEQINKAAGEANAMLVRARAKAEAIQLLAAALAQQHGSAAASLSVAEQYVSAFSKLAKDSNTVLLPANTGDVTNMVAQALGIYTTLTKPQAVKTQDEMPPACEDPQPPTTDVLKREQASPS